CGAGGCCGATGGTCAGGGGGGCGCCCTCGGCACGGGGTTCAGGCAGGGGTCGGGCCGGACGGCTGACCGGGTCGAGGCCCAGCCACAGCTTGTTCTCGACCACGGCGACCGGACCGTCATAGCCCTGTATGGGCTTGAAATACTCGCGAATGAAACCGGGGGAACTGACCACCAGCAGCGCCGCCTGCGCCAGCACATGACGCTCGGCCCGGCGCATGATCTGCCCGGCGCGGCCCGGGCGGGTCATCAGGTCGTGGATGTCGAGGCATTCATAGACCAGCGGGGCCGGGCGTTTGCCCGCGCGGATCGACGCCAGCCGCCGCGCCGCCAGCGCGATCAGCGCCATGTCGAGATTGCGGGCGATGATCACCTGCGCATCCGCAAGCTGCCGCCATCCCGCCAGCGCCAGCCGCACCGAACGCGCCGCCGCCCGCGCCCGTCCGCGGATGTCGCCATGCCGGACCAGCCCCAGATCGATGTTCAGCCAGTCCGGCGTGAACTCCGGGCTGCCCTCGCGCCGCTGGCAGAACGAGGTCACGTCGCAGCCAAGCGCGATCAGCGAACGGATGCGGCGGATCTGGGCCGGCTCGGCCAGATCGATGCCGAAGACGGCGACCGGCAGCCCGGCAAGGTCCGAAGGCGCAGGGCTCATACCGGGTCCTTGCCGTAAAGCTGCGGCGGCGTCACGTCGCGCAGGCCCGCGATCACGCCGCGATGCAATTGCCCGCGCAGGTACCAGAAGATGCGTCCGGTCTCGTCGCCCGCCAGCTTTTCGCGCAACCGGCAATAGGTGGCCTTGGCCGAGGCGGTGACGAATAGTCGCGTGCGCTCGGTCGGGGTCTCGGCCGTGACGATATGGGTCTGGCCCATGCGGTGGCGCCGCAGCCCCAGCCAGTCCAGCGTCTGCCGCGCCGGCGGCACCGGCTCGGTCAGGATCGCGCGAGGGGCGGGCAGCATCCGCGCGCCCATGCCGGTCAGGCGCAGGAAGAACTCGGTATCCTCGCCGCCCGACTGGCCGCGCGACAGGTCATAGCGCTCATCCTGCCAGGGCGTGCCCTGCCAGCGCAGCGCCACGTTGCCGCTGTTGCCGGTGCGGATCGGCTGTGGCGTCCGCTCGGGATGGGTGGAGTGGAAATCGAGGCGGCTCAGCCAGTCGGGGGCATCCTCGGGGTATTGCGCCAGCACCTTGCCGAAGGCGCCATCGGCCTGCCGGGCCACGGCCATGATCTCGACCAGCCAGTCGGGATGCACGGCCTCGTCATCATCGAGACCGGCGATCCAGTCCGCGCCCCGGTCGCTGGCGGCATCAAGGCAGGCATTGCGCGCGATCGAGATATTGCGGGCAGGGGCGTGGATGTACTGGCAGGGATAGGGCAGGGCACCGGCGGCCTCGGCCACCACCTGCCTTGCGCTGTCGGTATCGTCATTATCGGCGATGACCAGCCGCACGTCGCTGTCGGGCGGCAGGCGCAGGGGCGCCAGCGTGGCAATGGCCTCGGCCACGGCGGGGCGGCGGAAGGTGCACATCAGGATGTCGATCTTGGTGGTCATCGGGTGGCTCCCTTCAGAATACCGGTCAGAAACCCCGCCCCCCAGGGCAGGTGCATGGCAGCGAGTGCCGGCCCGGCCCAGAGGCCCGCCGGGTCGCGATGGCGCCTGGTCATCCAGAGCGAGGCGGTCAGCAGGACGCCGGCGTAAAGCGCGGGCCAGATCGCGCCAAGTGCAGTCAGCCAGCCGAGGCCGGTTATCAGACCCGCGAGGAACAGCGCCGCGCCGACGAGCAGCAGGACAAGGTTCACCGCCGGGGCCAGTTGCCGCAGGCGGGGCTTCAGCCGGTGCTTCAGCACCGTGCGCGCCCGGCCCCGGCCATAGTTCCAGTATTGCCGCGCCAGCGCCCGGAACCCGGGCCGCATCTGGTAATCCAGCCGCAGGTCGCCCGCCATCCAGATCCGCCCGCCCGCCGCGCGCAGCCGGTGGTCCAGTTCGGCATCCTCGTTATGGCTGAAGCCGGGATCATAGCCACCGATGCTGCGGAACCATCCCAGATCCATCGCCGCATGATGGCCGTGATCGACCTCGCCCGAGCGATGCCCGCCGCGATGGGCCGAGCCGCCTGACCCCAGCGGCGTATCGACGATCCAGGCGGCGGCGCGGGCGAAGGCGGTCTGGCCGCGGGAATCCATTGGCACCACCACCGAGGCCATGCCCAGATCCGCCAGCCGGTCGGCGGCGGCCATGGCATAGCCCGGCGGATAGATCGCATGGGCATCGGCGCGGACAAGGATGCGGTGGTGCGGCAGCGCCGTCTCGGCCACGGCGCGGTTGATGCCCGCCGATTGCAGGCGCTCGGGGTTGGCGATCAGGCACAGGTTCGGGAACTCGGCCTGCAGGCTTGCAACGATGGCCTGCGTGCCGTCGCGACTGCCACCATCGGCGACGACCAGATGCGCATGGGCCAGACGCGGATCGCCCGCCATCAGCGAGCGCAGGCAGGGCTCGATCGCGCGTGCCTCGTTCAGTGCGGGGACGACGATCAGCACCTCGCGCCCGGTCAGCGCGGTCTCGCGGGCGAGATCGGGGCGGTAATGGGTCATGATGCGGTCTCGCTCGCGCTGCGGCGCAAGTGGCGCAGGCTCATCAATGTGGGATCGATGCCCAGGAGGCGGCGGGATTGCGCGGCCATGATCGCCAGCGCGACGCCTTGGCCCAGCACCGCGCCAAGCGCCGCGCCGGTCAGGCCGAAGCCCGCGCCGCCGGCGAGGATGGCCGCCACGATCGCCAGCGCGCCCAGAATGTTGCCGGTGAAATCGGCACGCCCGAGGCCACGCGCAGAGAGGATGACCGAGGCCGGGCCGAAGAGGATCGCCGTGGCGGGCAGCGCCAGCAGGATCATCAGCGCCGGTCCGGCGGCGCGGTATTCGGCCCCGAACCAGCCCAGCACCCACGGCCCGAGAAGCGCGGTGCCGATAACGCCAACCGTCAGCCCGGCCAGCTTGATCGCCGCCGATGTCGCCAGCAGCCGGTCGCGGTTGGCGGGCTGGTCCGCCGCCATGGCGCGGGCAATGCGCGGGCTGAAGGCCACGTCCACTGCCACCACGCCGAAATTGATGATGTTGATGATCGAGAAGGCCACGGCAACGAGGCTCAGCTCGGCCGGGGTCAACACCCATGCGGCGGTGGCGATCAGCAGCGCCTTGCGATACTCGCTCATCATCAGCCCGGGCGAGAGCCAGAGGCCGAGCGAGATCCAGCCGCGCCAGCCCGCCATCGGGGTCGGCTGGCCCGCCAGCGGTGCGAAGGCTTGGCGCAGCAGG
This region of Paracoccus zhejiangensis genomic DNA includes:
- a CDS encoding glycosyltransferase family protein; this encodes MSPAPSDLAGLPVAVFGIDLAEPAQIRRIRSLIALGCDVTSFCQRREGSPEFTPDWLNIDLGLVRHGDIRGRARAAARSVRLALAGWRQLADAQVIIARNLDMALIALAARRLASIRAGKRPAPLVYECLDIHDLMTRPGRAGQIMRRAERHVLAQAALLVVSSPGFIREYFKPIQGYDGPVAVVENKLWLGLDPVSRPARPLPEPRAEGAPLTIGLVGSIRCQASIDLLMQTADLMGDRLRVRISGALHDHALSGFHQAVAARPNVEWTGPYAYPQGLAGAYAGCDLVWSQDMWQRGTNSDWLLPNRIYEASWCGCPSVALAETETGRRIRADGLGHVIETPTPEALAALLSRLTPEDLAEERAALLARPEAHFVQAAEDVLPFLAPARPVPPTTPLAHPRLSH
- a CDS encoding glycosyltransferase family 2 protein, translating into MTTKIDILMCTFRRPAVAEAIATLAPLRLPPDSDVRLVIADNDDTDSARQVVAEAAGALPYPCQYIHAPARNISIARNACLDAASDRGADWIAGLDDDEAVHPDWLVEIMAVARQADGAFGKVLAQYPEDAPDWLSRLDFHSTHPERTPQPIRTGNSGNVALRWQGTPWQDERYDLSRGQSGGEDTEFFLRLTGMGARMLPAPRAILTEPVPPARQTLDWLGLRRHRMGQTHIVTAETPTERTRLFVTASAKATYCRLREKLAGDETGRIFWYLRGQLHRGVIAGLRDVTPPQLYGKDPV
- a CDS encoding glycosyltransferase family 2 protein; the encoded protein is MTHYRPDLARETALTGREVLIVVPALNEARAIEPCLRSLMAGDPRLAHAHLVVADGGSRDGTQAIVASLQAEFPNLCLIANPERLQSAGINRAVAETALPHHRILVRADAHAIYPPGYAMAAADRLADLGMASVVVPMDSRGQTAFARAAAWIVDTPLGSGGSAHRGGHRSGEVDHGHHAAMDLGWFRSIGGYDPGFSHNEDAELDHRLRAAGGRIWMAGDLRLDYQMRPGFRALARQYWNYGRGRARTVLKHRLKPRLRQLAPAVNLVLLLVGAALFLAGLITGLGWLTALGAIWPALYAGVLLTASLWMTRRHRDPAGLWAGPALAAMHLPWGAGFLTGILKGATR
- a CDS encoding lipopolysaccharide biosynthesis protein, translated to MSEVSSAPKTAQRPGQGRLSGDHAGGLIDSLLLILARVGANLLALVWTLLLTRLVQPELSGVAFHAIALAQIASILLTLNVESGAMRLLVPALHEGRLDEAAGFIRFNRRMVWLTAPILGLAALVWAQLQGNGLLVGWIAVAAVMVALARLTARHATALGAMRRGLLPRLLTGPIVLTLGLGLAWLTDTSLQPWHVAALFALSEGLTVLIQHHLLRQAFAPLAGQPTPMAGWRGWISLGLWLSPGLMMSEYRKALLIATAAWVLTPAELSLVAVAFSIINIINFGVVAVDVAFSPRIARAMAADQPANRDRLLATSAAIKLAGLTVGVIGTALLGPWVLGWFGAEYRAAGPALMILLALPATAILFGPASVILSARGLGRADFTGNILGALAIVAAILAGGAGFGLTGAALGAVLGQGVALAIMAAQSRRLLGIDPTLMSLRHLRRSASETAS